A single genomic interval of Vallitalea longa harbors:
- a CDS encoding MSCRAMM family protein has product MDKYILAQSDVGVITEDFPEIVLNLQLEKNTYYKNSLIYGCITDLCRRPIENANVMFFNKNDKKIGSVYTSKDGRYNYYGVKHKHEARIVIKKLGYKTNISELLEICSKRYRYNVALKKLPISKKALISGHIKDKYNNPVEGIIVYLLTVCCSNSKCIFKTTVSNEYGQFVFSGIPRDEYMVYINDANYTTYNKYIELIDSNRIYNIDVILKPKRSSTRITGQITNSKGKMISNAVVVLYKVEDNKKLIPIKYTTCDEDGRYVFTDIPYSNYIVKAK; this is encoded by the coding sequence ATGGATAAATATATATTGGCTCAATCGGATGTAGGAGTCATTACAGAAGATTTTCCTGAAATAGTTCTAAACCTTCAACTTGAGAAAAACACTTATTACAAGAATTCTCTTATATATGGATGTATAACAGACTTATGTAGAAGACCTATAGAAAATGCAAATGTCATGTTTTTCAATAAAAACGATAAAAAAATAGGTTCTGTATATACCTCCAAAGATGGAAGATATAATTACTATGGGGTTAAACATAAACATGAAGCAAGAATCGTGATTAAGAAATTAGGATATAAAACCAACATTAGTGAATTATTGGAAATATGCAGTAAAAGATATAGATACAATGTAGCACTTAAGAAACTTCCCATTTCAAAGAAAGCCCTTATCTCTGGACATATTAAGGATAAATACAATAATCCTGTAGAAGGAATTATCGTATATCTATTGACTGTTTGTTGTTCTAATAGTAAATGTATATTTAAAACAACTGTTTCCAATGAATATGGTCAATTTGTTTTTTCTGGCATTCCACGAGATGAATATATGGTATATATTAATGATGCTAATTATACTACATACAACAAATATATAGAACTCATTGATTCAAATAGAATATACAATATAGATGTAATTCTTAAACCGAAAAGATCATCAACTAGAATAACAGGTCAGATAACAAATAGTAAAGGTAAAATGATTTCTAATGCGGTAGTAGTCTTATATAAAGTTGAAGACAATAAGAAACTTATTCCGATAAAATATACAACTTGTGACGAAGATGGAAGATATGTCTTTACAGATATCCCTTACAGCAATTATATAGTTAAAGCAAAATAA
- the rsmH gene encoding 16S rRNA (cytosine(1402)-N(4))-methyltransferase RsmH, producing MEKQEQKHKRRIRYKGTHPRSYKEKYKELQPEKYSGTVAKVISKGSTPAGMHISICVKEILDFLKITPGKVGLDATLGYGGHSLEMLKCLELKGHLYALDVDPIEIVRTRERLEKLGYDDKILTIKELNFSNIDQVVAESGPLDFVLADLGVSSMQIDNPERGFSYKNEGPLDLRMNPKKGISAAERLKNISKDELKGMLTENADEPYAEEISRAITSEIKKGTDISTTNQLQNIIKDVLDFIPKDKKKEEIKKSCQRTFQALRIDVNNEYEALYEFLEKLPDVLAEGGRVAILSFHSGEDRLVKKSFKRFLREGVYKEIAPEIIRPSAEECRINSRARSTKMRWAIKA from the coding sequence ATGGAAAAGCAAGAGCAGAAACACAAGAGACGTATTAGATATAAAGGGACTCATCCTAGATCGTATAAAGAAAAATATAAGGAACTACAGCCAGAAAAATATTCTGGTACTGTGGCAAAAGTAATAAGTAAGGGAAGTACACCAGCAGGTATGCATATATCCATATGTGTTAAAGAGATATTGGATTTCTTGAAAATCACTCCTGGAAAAGTAGGATTGGATGCTACACTGGGTTATGGTGGGCATTCATTAGAGATGCTAAAATGTCTAGAGTTAAAGGGACATTTGTATGCATTAGACGTAGATCCTATTGAGATAGTACGTACTAGAGAGCGATTAGAGAAGTTAGGATATGATGATAAGATTTTAACTATCAAGGAATTGAATTTTTCTAATATAGATCAAGTAGTAGCAGAGTCAGGACCGTTGGATTTCGTGTTAGCTGATCTAGGTGTATCTTCAATGCAGATAGATAATCCCGAGAGAGGATTCTCATACAAAAATGAAGGACCACTAGACTTGCGTATGAATCCTAAAAAAGGAATTTCTGCTGCAGAAAGATTAAAAAATATTTCAAAAGATGAGTTAAAAGGTATGTTGACAGAGAATGCGGATGAACCATATGCTGAAGAAATTTCTCGTGCTATAACTTCAGAAATAAAAAAAGGAACGGATATTTCAACAACTAATCAGCTCCAAAATATAATCAAAGATGTTCTCGATTTCATTCCAAAAGATAAAAAGAAAGAAGAGATAAAAAAATCTTGCCAACGTACTTTTCAGGCATTACGAATTGATGTTAATAATGAATATGAAGCCTTATATGAATTTTTGGAGAAGTTACCTGATGTTCTTGCTGAAGGGGGACGTGTTGCTATATTATCTTTTCATTCAGGAGAAGATCGTCTTGTTAAAAAGTCTTTTAAGCGGTTTTTACGTGAGGGCGTCTACAAAGAAATTGCTCCTGAGATTATTAGACCGTCAGCAGAAGAATGTCGCATTAATAGTCGTGCTCGTTCTACTAAAATGCGTTGGGCTATAAAAGCATAA
- a CDS encoding MATE family efflux transporter yields the protein MEQGRIKLMESTPVRSAIWKLALPTMIAMAVQMIYSLTDTFFIGQTNDPNLIAALSLATPIFMLNQAIGNIFANGTSSYISRKLGGKDKEEANHANSVAFYTAIFIGVIFTILLLVFREPILGVIGTSIDTYQPTKEYYTIIVAFATPLILQTAMSGLVRSEGATGSAMFGMLLGICLNIILDPIFILVLDMGVAGAAWATVIGAIVGTLYFIIHFMGKKTILSIHPKQFKPSKIIYSETFKIGIPAALSTAVMSVSFIVINIIAVGYGDIIVAANGIFLRVSNMVVMLVMGLTQGYQPFAGYNYGANDFSRLKKGFIYTIIYSTFISVFFTFLFGLLGGNLVGLFINDKETIEAGTQILHAFNWCVPFIGFQFTMMVTFQATGKALKSMLLALGRQLIIYMPLLFIFNTLFGFDGFIFAQPTADILTTIVAVVMSVSFIKEMNDLDEKGTKISMVPNQMN from the coding sequence ATGGAACAAGGTAGAATTAAATTAATGGAAAGTACTCCAGTAAGGAGTGCCATATGGAAGTTGGCTTTACCAACAATGATAGCTATGGCAGTACAAATGATATATAGTTTGACAGATACTTTTTTCATTGGTCAGACCAATGACCCTAATCTTATTGCGGCACTTAGTCTTGCCACACCAATATTTATGTTGAATCAAGCTATAGGTAATATTTTTGCCAATGGTACATCAAGTTACATTTCGCGAAAATTAGGGGGGAAAGATAAGGAAGAAGCTAATCATGCTAATTCAGTCGCATTCTATACTGCCATATTCATAGGTGTGATTTTTACCATATTGTTACTTGTTTTTAGAGAACCGATACTTGGGGTGATAGGAACAAGTATAGACACATACCAACCTACAAAAGAGTATTATACAATAATTGTCGCTTTCGCTACACCTCTAATTCTTCAAACAGCCATGTCGGGATTAGTGAGGAGTGAAGGTGCAACAGGAAGTGCAATGTTCGGAATGTTGCTTGGTATTTGTCTTAATATTATTCTTGATCCTATATTTATTTTAGTATTAGATATGGGAGTAGCTGGAGCTGCTTGGGCTACAGTTATAGGTGCAATTGTAGGAACTCTATATTTCATTATACATTTTATGGGGAAGAAAACAATTTTATCTATACATCCAAAGCAATTCAAACCAAGTAAAATTATTTATTCAGAAACATTCAAGATAGGTATACCAGCTGCGCTTTCTACTGCGGTAATGAGTGTTTCTTTCATTGTGATAAATATTATTGCAGTAGGATATGGAGATATTATAGTTGCTGCAAACGGAATCTTTTTAAGAGTATCCAACATGGTAGTCATGTTGGTTATGGGACTAACACAAGGGTATCAACCTTTTGCAGGATATAATTATGGTGCAAATGATTTTTCAAGATTGAAAAAAGGATTTATCTACACGATTATCTATTCAACATTTATCTCAGTCTTCTTTACATTTCTTTTTGGTTTGTTAGGGGGGAATTTAGTGGGTCTATTCATTAACGATAAAGAAACTATTGAAGCAGGTACACAAATACTTCATGCGTTCAATTGGTGCGTACCTTTTATCGGATTTCAATTTACCATGATGGTAACTTTCCAGGCCACTGGTAAAGCGCTTAAATCTATGTTATTGGCTTTAGGAAGACAGTTGATTATCTATATGCCTTTGCTTTTCATATTCAACACTCTATTTGGATTTGATGGATTTATCTTTGCTCAACCTACAGCAGATATATTGACTACAATTGTAGCTGTGGTGATGAGTGTCTCGTTTATTAAAGAGATGAATGATTTAGATGAAAAAGGAACAAAAATTTCCATGGTTCCCAACCAAATGAACTAG
- a CDS encoding class I SAM-dependent methyltransferase has translation MNSLELKCYWKSEEAHSFQGWDFSYIKGRWDCEELPWDYGSIVLTYLKDTYRLLDMGTGGGEFILTLNHPYHLTSVTEGYPPNVKLCKEKLEPKGITVKQVYEDDKLPFAENTFDMIINRHESFDSSEVSRILKKEGYFITQQVGGENDYDLSNRLIDDFQPQFPKHTLINNENALKKHGFKILESQEIYTPIYFYDVGALVYFAKIIEWEFPGFSVDKYFDNLCEIKEDIDEKGFIEGTEHRFLLIAQKQ, from the coding sequence ATGAATTCATTAGAATTGAAGTGTTATTGGAAATCTGAAGAAGCCCATAGTTTTCAAGGATGGGATTTCTCATATATAAAAGGAAGATGGGACTGTGAGGAATTGCCATGGGATTATGGTTCTATTGTATTGACATATTTAAAAGATACTTATAGGTTATTGGATATGGGCACTGGTGGAGGTGAGTTCATACTGACTCTCAATCATCCATATCATTTAACTTCTGTTACTGAAGGGTATCCTCCAAACGTCAAGCTTTGTAAAGAAAAGCTTGAACCCAAGGGAATTACTGTAAAACAGGTGTATGAAGATGATAAACTACCTTTTGCTGAAAACACTTTTGATATGATAATTAACCGACATGAATCCTTTGATTCTTCTGAGGTAAGTCGTATATTAAAGAAGGAAGGGTATTTTATTACCCAACAGGTTGGTGGAGAAAATGATTATGATCTGTCAAATAGATTGATAGATGATTTCCAACCACAATTTCCTAAACATACATTAATCAATAACGAAAATGCATTGAAAAAGCACGGATTCAAAATATTGGAATCCCAAGAAATATATACTCCTATATATTTTTATGATGTAGGTGCTTTGGTATATTTTGCAAAAATTATTGAATGGGAATTTCCTGGATTCTCAGTGGATAAATATTTCGATAATTTATGTGAAATAAAAGAAGATATTGATGAAAAAGGTTTCATTGAAGGTACTGAGCATAGATTTCTTTTAATCGCACAAAAGCAATGA